The proteins below are encoded in one region of Quercus lobata isolate SW786 unplaced genomic scaffold, ValleyOak3.0 Primary Assembly Scq3eQI_175, whole genome shotgun sequence:
- the LOC115973212 gene encoding probably inactive leucine-rich repeat receptor-like protein kinase At5g48380: protein MKMVLNGRPLTVLVVVSLWLLLSCGLSFGVQSDIDCLKGIKAELEDPYGYLNTSWNFNNNTEGFICKFTGIECWHPDENKVLNIRLSDMGLSGQFPGAIKNCTSLTGLDLSSNKLFGNIPQNISNLGGFLTSLDLSSNNFSGEIPEDLSNCTYLNVLKLDHNRLTGQIPAELSLLARLKQFSVANNLLTGPVPYFGPNSSITADSYANNPGLCGFPLDPCQSA from the coding sequence ATGAAAATGGTTCTGAATGGCCGGCCTCTTACTGTTCTTGTAGTTGTTTCTCTCTGGTTGTTGCTTAGTTGTGGTTTGAGCTTTGGTGTTCAAAGTGATATAGATTGCTTGAAAGGTATTAAGGCTGAACTTGAAGATCCTTATGGTTATTTGAACACTTCATGGAATTTTAACAACAATACTGAAGGCTTCATCTGTAAATTTACTGGGATTGAGTGTTGGCACCCTgatgagaacaaggttttgaaTATCCGGCTTTCGGATATGGGACTTAGTGGCCAATTTCCTGGTGCCATTAAGAACTGCACAAGCTTAACAGGCTTGGATCTTTCCAGCAACAAACTTTTTGGAAATATTCCGCAAAATATCTCCAACCTAGGTGGATTTCTGACATCTCTTGATCTCTCATCTAACAATTTCTCAGGAGAAATCCCTGAGGACCTGTCCAATTGTACTTACTTGAATGTTCTAAAACTCGACCATAACAGGTTGACAGGTCAGATTCCTGCAGAATTGAGTCTGCTTGCTCGGCTTAAACAATTTAGTGTGGCAAACAATCTTTTGACAGGACCAGTCCCCTACTTTGGTCCAAATTCTTCAATTACAGCAGATAGTTATGCCAATAATCCCGGACTATGTGGGTTTCCTTTGGATCCTTGCCAGTCAGCTTAG